In Trifolium pratense cultivar HEN17-A07 linkage group LG7, ARS_RC_1.1, whole genome shotgun sequence, a genomic segment contains:
- the LOC123900114 gene encoding protein FAM98B-like, protein MEALRNYGVVCLVLLVLVNIDELKGDEAHTNVNVLNKNNATFVNLSNSTQGINEEEKEKNHNSYNKVVKGSLYNRGGGGGGGGGGGGGSGGGGGGGGSRWGWGGGGGGGGGGGGGGSGWGWGGGGGGGVWWKWGCGGKPRHGKSKRSMGRSISHYNNPYPYKVEDYIVGQFAQCMAKTRCKGMRLDCPLHCGGPCYYDCHHMCKSHCHRP, encoded by the coding sequence ATGGAGGCCTTAAGAAATTATGGGGTCGTCTGTCTAGTACTACTTGTATTGGTAAATATTGATGAGCTCAAAGGTGACGAAGCACACACAAATGTCAATGTTCTTAATAAAAACAATGCCACTTTTGTAAACCTCTCTAACTCTACTCAAGGTATAAacgaagaagagaaagaaaaaaaccacAACTCCTATAATAAGGTTGTCAAAGGTAGTTTGTATAATagaggtggtggtggaggaggaggtggtggtggtgggggAGGCAGTGGAGGAGGAGGTGGGGGAGGAGGTTCTAGATGGGGATGGGGTGGGGGTGGCGGAGGtggaggaggaggtggtggCGGCGGGAGTGGATGGGGAtggggaggaggaggagggggTGGTGTTTGGTGGAAATGGGGATGTGGAGGCAAACCAAGACATGGTAAAAGTAAGAGATCAATGGGGAGAAGCATATCCCATTATAATAACCCTTACCCATACAAGGTGGAAGATTATATTGTGGGACAGTTTGCACAATGCATGGCAAAAACACGATGCAAGGGAATGAGATTGGACTGCCCTCTACATTGTGGTGGACCATGTTACTATGACTGTCACCATATGTGTAAGTCTCATTGTCACCGACCCTGA